The Methanofollis sp. UBA420 genome contains a region encoding:
- the rpsB gene encoding 30S ribosomal protein S2 encodes MVEETEMEIVLNEPLVPVEEYLAAGVHIGTQQKSQDMMKFIYRVRGDGLYILDIRATDERIKTAAKFLASYDAPKVLIVASRQYAQYPAKKFADAIGGTAAIGRYIPGLMTNPNFHGYVEPEVVVVTDPMGDAQAIKEAIQNGIPVIGLCDTNNMTSNLDMVIPTNNKGRKALSLVYYLLTREILHLRGVSTSYTLEDFETEL; translated from the coding sequence ATGGTTGAAGAGACTGAGATGGAAATTGTGCTGAACGAGCCCCTCGTTCCGGTGGAAGAGTACCTCGCCGCAGGAGTCCACATCGGCACGCAGCAGAAGAGCCAGGACATGATGAAGTTCATCTACCGCGTGCGCGGGGACGGACTGTACATCCTTGACATCAGAGCAACCGACGAGCGCATCAAGACCGCGGCGAAGTTCCTTGCCAGTTACGACGCCCCGAAGGTTCTCATCGTCGCTTCCCGCCAGTACGCCCAGTACCCGGCAAAGAAGTTCGCCGACGCCATCGGAGGCACCGCGGCTATCGGGCGGTACATCCCCGGTCTCATGACCAACCCGAACTTCCACGGCTACGTGGAGCCCGAAGTCGTCGTCGTCACCGACCCGATGGGCGACGCTCAGGCGATCAAGGAAGCGATCCAGAACGGGATACCAGTCATCGGCCTCTGCGACACGAACAACATGACCAGCAACCTCGACATGGTCATCCCGACAAACAACAAGGGCAGAAAAGCACTCTCCCTCGTCTACTACCTCCTCACCAGAGAGATCCTCCATCTCCGCGGTGTTTCCACCTCCTATACCCTCGAGGACTTCGAGACCGAACTGTAA
- the amrB gene encoding AmmeMemoRadiSam system protein B, with amino-acid sequence MQTRACTVAGMFYPGDPAHLEQFLGMVTPEPVTDMPAALGIVAPHAGYPYSGAVAARAYAAIPPSFDGTFIIIGPSHHGFTTSASAIPWETPLGIVDVDADLVERIGVPIDDDAHATEHSIEVQVPFIKYHFPRARIAPIMMGDQSLRSAEKLAKAIVAAVRKTGREVRIVASSDFSHYIPEDLAHHVDLQAIEALKTLDVPEFYRKIEFLDVSACGYGPIATMVLACKAFGATEGRLLTYTTSGEVTGDPLVVGYAAIAVV; translated from the coding sequence ATGCAGACGAGGGCATGCACCGTCGCAGGCATGTTCTATCCGGGAGACCCCGCTCATCTCGAGCAGTTCCTCGGCATGGTCACCCCGGAACCGGTGACCGACATGCCTGCCGCCCTCGGTATCGTCGCACCCCATGCAGGTTATCCATATTCAGGTGCCGTGGCGGCCCGGGCTTATGCCGCCATACCACCCTCTTTTGACGGGACATTCATCATCATCGGGCCAAGCCACCACGGTTTTACGACCTCCGCCTCGGCGATACCATGGGAGACCCCACTTGGCATCGTGGACGTCGACGCCGACCTCGTAGAGAGGATCGGCGTGCCGATCGACGACGACGCACATGCCACCGAACACTCGATCGAGGTTCAGGTGCCTTTCATCAAGTACCACTTCCCGCGGGCCAGGATCGCACCGATCATGATGGGCGACCAGAGCCTCAGGAGTGCGGAGAAACTTGCAAAGGCGATCGTGGCCGCAGTCAGGAAGACCGGCCGTGAGGTGCGGATCGTCGCCTCCAGCGACTTCTCCCATTATATCCCGGAGGACCTCGCACATCATGTGGATCTGCAGGCGATCGAGGCATTGAAGACTCTCGATGTCCCGGAGTTCTACCGGAAGATTGAGTTTCTCGACGTCAGCGCATGCGGGTACGGCCCGATCGCGACGATGGTCCTTGCATGCAAGGCATTCGGCGCGACCGAAGGGAGGTTGCTCACCTATACCACGAGCGGAGAGGTGACCGGCGACCCCCTCGTCGTCGGATATGCTGCCATAGCGGTGGTGTAG
- the mvk gene encoding mevalonate kinase, whose translation MATWSAPGKVFLFGEHAVVYGKPGVAMAIKPRVAVTVRRVKNPAPVRSPYIDECFRSTGVQGSVYIRSQLPSSSGLGSSAAVTTATLAAISDEFGLGFTKDEIAERAFAIEKKVQNGRASPTDTYVTTFGGIVLISRGSKRRLPPQSLHLVIGNTLVPHSTAKMVEHVAQMHQKHPAIVNPILDSIGAVTTQAIKCMNKPQQLGHCMDVNNALLEALGVGHPALSKLVLTARAAGAFGAKITGAGGGGCMVALCPKHAKSRVAGAMDATGAKSIITTIDTTGIRKEKDG comes from the coding sequence GTGGCGACCTGGAGCGCCCCCGGTAAGGTATTTCTTTTTGGAGAGCACGCTGTTGTCTATGGGAAGCCAGGCGTGGCGATGGCAATCAAGCCGCGCGTGGCGGTGACGGTGAGGAGGGTAAAAAACCCCGCACCTGTCCGTTCTCCCTATATAGACGAGTGTTTCCGTTCGACCGGGGTACAGGGGAGCGTCTATATCAGGTCGCAACTCCCGAGTTCGTCAGGGCTCGGGTCCTCAGCAGCGGTGACCACCGCCACCCTCGCCGCCATCTCAGACGAGTTCGGCCTCGGCTTTACAAAGGACGAGATCGCAGAGCGCGCCTTTGCGATCGAGAAGAAAGTCCAGAACGGGAGAGCGAGCCCGACCGATACCTATGTGACGACCTTCGGTGGGATCGTGCTCATCTCCCGGGGTTCGAAACGACGCCTGCCGCCGCAGAGCCTCCACCTCGTCATCGGCAATACCCTCGTCCCCCATTCGACCGCAAAGATGGTGGAACACGTGGCACAGATGCACCAGAAGCATCCCGCCATCGTCAACCCGATCCTGGACTCAATCGGGGCGGTGACCACCCAGGCGATCAAGTGCATGAACAAACCGCAGCAGCTCGGTCACTGCATGGACGTCAACAACGCCCTCCTTGAGGCACTCGGCGTCGGCCACCCCGCCCTCTCCAAACTTGTCCTGACCGCCCGCGCGGCCGGGGCCTTCGGCGCGAAGATCACCGGCGCCGGCGGAGGCGGGTGTATGGTGGCGCTCTGCCCGAAGCACGCAAAGAGCCGGGTCGCAGGGGCGATGGACGCCACAGGCGCAAAGTCGATCATCACCACCATCGACACGACCGGCATACGCAAAGAGAAAGATGGATGA
- a CDS encoding isopentenyl phosphate kinase, which yields MDEKVILLKFGGSIITDKAGTGAVDHARLAALAGEIAQRPGLRLVLVHGAGSCGHPEAARYRLQEGVGPANKEGIAVTHEAVTGLNRAVVAALREHGVDAVGIHPLAGCRANNRHLISCEHLPIVQLVRLGITPVLHGDVVMDASRGACIISGDQIIRYLAVALGAARVGLATDVPGVLDNGAVVPVITRDTVGRLSIGCSGNTDVTGGMKGKITELLALADEGIESHIFHVSRTAAFLDGKGHGGTIVRK from the coding sequence ATGGATGAAAAGGTTATTCTGCTAAAATTCGGCGGGAGCATCATTACCGACAAGGCCGGAACCGGCGCCGTCGATCATGCCCGCCTTGCCGCTCTTGCCGGAGAGATCGCACAGCGGCCCGGCCTCAGGCTTGTTCTGGTCCACGGGGCCGGGTCATGCGGCCACCCCGAAGCCGCCCGATACCGTCTCCAGGAGGGAGTCGGCCCCGCAAACAAAGAAGGGATCGCTGTCACCCACGAGGCGGTCACCGGCCTCAACAGAGCGGTCGTGGCCGCACTGCGTGAGCACGGCGTGGACGCCGTTGGCATCCACCCCCTGGCCGGATGCCGTGCCAACAACCGACACCTCATATCCTGTGAGCACCTACCTATTGTACAACTGGTGCGGCTCGGCATCACCCCGGTCCTCCATGGGGACGTGGTGATGGACGCGAGTCGTGGTGCCTGCATCATTTCAGGCGATCAGATCATCCGGTACCTTGCCGTAGCCCTCGGGGCGGCCCGCGTCGGTCTTGCGACCGACGTGCCCGGCGTCCTTGACAACGGTGCGGTGGTCCCGGTGATCACAAGGGACACAGTCGGACGTCTGTCTATCGGGTGTTCAGGGAACACCGACGTGACCGGCGGGATGAAAGGGAAGATCACGGAACTCCTCGCACTCGCAGACGAGGGTATCGAATCACACATATTCCATGTCTCCCGGACGGCCGCATTCCTCGATGGGAAGGGTCACGGCGGCACGATAGTCAGAAAGTGA
- the fni gene encoding type 2 isopentenyl-diphosphate Delta-isomerase, producing MKESTQTSSRKLDHLRICCDKQVEVGSAGFEDVRLVHAALPECDLDAIRLETRFLGARLAAPLFIAAMTGGHPATTEVNRRLARVSERFGLAMGVGSQRAALEHPDLAESFSVVRDEAPHAFICANLGAVQLREHGAEWAERAVEMIDADALCVHLNFLQEAIQPEGDHDARGCLAAIADLCEDFKTPVIVKETGAGISKETAGLIWGAGAAAIDLGGFGGTSWAAVEVERAEEEHLRALGKTFLDWGIPTAVSLCEVAGSGPVIATGGVRNGIDIAKALALGADLGGMALPLLKPAMDGEEALTAVVSMILQELRAAMFLTGAGSVADLRKTRAYITGTTRQMLEE from the coding sequence ATCAAAGAGAGTACACAGACGTCCTCACGGAAGCTGGACCACCTGCGGATCTGCTGCGATAAGCAGGTCGAGGTCGGCAGCGCAGGCTTTGAAGACGTCAGACTGGTGCATGCCGCCCTTCCAGAATGTGACCTTGATGCGATCAGGCTGGAGACCAGGTTTCTCGGCGCACGCCTTGCGGCGCCGCTCTTCATCGCTGCCATGACAGGCGGCCACCCTGCAACGACCGAGGTCAACAGGCGGCTCGCACGGGTTTCGGAGAGATTCGGCCTTGCAATGGGCGTCGGGTCGCAACGCGCGGCCCTCGAACACCCGGATCTTGCAGAGAGTTTCTCCGTCGTACGGGATGAGGCGCCTCATGCCTTCATCTGCGCCAACCTCGGCGCGGTGCAGTTGCGGGAGCACGGGGCAGAGTGGGCCGAGCGCGCGGTGGAGATGATCGATGCCGACGCCCTCTGCGTTCACCTGAACTTCCTGCAGGAGGCGATCCAGCCCGAGGGCGACCACGATGCCCGCGGCTGCCTCGCCGCCATCGCCGACCTCTGCGAGGACTTCAAAACGCCGGTGATCGTCAAGGAGACCGGAGCAGGCATCTCGAAGGAGACGGCCGGCCTGATCTGGGGCGCGGGCGCCGCGGCGATCGACCTCGGCGGTTTCGGCGGCACCTCATGGGCGGCGGTCGAGGTCGAAAGGGCTGAAGAGGAACACCTACGGGCCCTCGGAAAGACGTTCCTCGACTGGGGCATCCCAACAGCGGTGAGCCTCTGCGAGGTGGCGGGAAGCGGCCCGGTGATCGCCACCGGAGGCGTGCGGAATGGAATAGACATCGCGAAGGCTCTCGCACTCGGGGCCGACCTCGGCGGGATGGCCCTGCCCCTGCTGAAACCCGCGATGGACGGAGAAGAGGCGCTTACGGCGGTCGTATCAATGATCCTGCAGGAACTGCGGGCCGCCATGTTCCTCACCGGAGCCGGCAGCGTTGCCGATCTCAGGAAAACACGGGCTTATATTACCGGTACGACCCGGCAGATGCTCGAAGAATAG
- a CDS encoding RNase J family beta-CASP ribonuclease, whose protein sequence is MDTEIVAVGGYNEVGRNMTAVRCGKEIVIFDMGIRLDQIMIHEDAEIENMHSLDLIEMKAIPDDTMMNTVEGSVKAIVCTHGHLDHIGAIPKLAHRYNAPIIGTPYTVELIKQQIQGEQKFGVTNKIQVLKAGSRYRISPNLTLEFVKMQHSIIDTVMAVLHTKDGAVVYANDFKLDRTPVIGEPPDFARLRQIGKEGVLALIVESTNIEKKGRCPSERIARDLVRDTITSYEDDKNAIIVSTFSSHISRIKTIAECAHEIGRKPVLLGRSMERYSTAAEQLKLVAFPQSLSVFGNRRTVDRTLRHMMKTGKDKFLPIVTGHQGESGAILTRIAHGDTPYKVEKGDKILFSAKVIPNPMNFGQRHLVETLLKMKGARIFDEIHVSGHAYREDHYELLHLLNPQHIIPSHGNIDMTGEYMRFAEECGYTLNNDVHLLRNGQRVLLK, encoded by the coding sequence ATGGATACAGAAATTGTTGCAGTGGGCGGCTATAACGAAGTCGGCCGGAACATGACCGCCGTCCGGTGCGGAAAAGAGATCGTCATCTTCGATATGGGCATCAGGCTCGACCAGATCATGATCCACGAGGACGCGGAGATCGAGAATATGCACTCCCTCGATCTGATCGAGATGAAGGCCATCCCCGACGACACCATGATGAACACGGTGGAAGGGAGCGTGAAGGCGATCGTCTGCACGCACGGCCACCTCGACCATATCGGGGCGATCCCGAAACTCGCGCACCGGTACAACGCGCCCATTATCGGAACGCCGTACACAGTCGAACTGATCAAACAGCAGATCCAGGGCGAACAGAAGTTCGGGGTCACCAACAAGATCCAGGTGCTCAAGGCGGGCAGCAGGTACAGGATCTCCCCGAACCTTACCCTCGAGTTCGTCAAGATGCAGCACTCGATCATCGACACGGTGATGGCGGTGCTCCACACGAAAGACGGCGCCGTCGTCTATGCAAACGACTTCAAGCTCGACCGGACGCCTGTGATCGGAGAACCGCCCGACTTCGCCCGCCTCCGCCAGATAGGGAAGGAAGGGGTGCTCGCCCTCATCGTCGAGAGCACGAACATTGAGAAGAAGGGCAGGTGTCCGAGCGAACGGATCGCACGCGACCTTGTCAGGGACACGATCACCAGTTACGAGGACGACAAGAACGCGATCATCGTCTCGACCTTCTCTTCACACATTTCACGTATCAAGACAATCGCCGAGTGCGCCCATGAGATCGGAAGAAAGCCCGTCCTTCTCGGCCGCTCGATGGAACGGTATTCGACGGCGGCCGAACAGCTCAAACTGGTCGCATTCCCCCAGAGCCTCTCGGTCTTCGGGAACAGGCGGACAGTGGACCGCACCCTGCGACATATGATGAAGACCGGGAAGGACAAGTTCCTCCCGATCGTCACCGGTCACCAGGGCGAGAGCGGCGCCATCCTGACGCGGATTGCCCATGGCGACACGCCGTACAAGGTCGAGAAAGGCGACAAGATCCTCTTCTCGGCCAAGGTGATCCCGAACCCCATGAACTTCGGGCAGCGCCATCTCGTCGAGACCCTCCTGAAGATGAAAGGGGCCAGGATTTTCGATGAAATCCACGTGAGCGGCCACGCGTACCGTGAAGACCACTATGAACTGCTCCATCTCCTGAACCCCCAGCACATCATCCCGTCCCACGGGAACATCGACATGACCGGCGAGTACATGCGGTTTGCCGAGGAGTGCGGTTACACCCTGAACAACGACGTCCACCTGCTCAGAAACGGGCAGAGGGTCCTGTTGAAATAA
- a CDS encoding polyprenyl synthetase family protein, giving the protein MSDLKTYLEKTAEQVDIALERNFGDVFGDLYKASAHLLLAGGKRLRPAVLLLAANAVKPGRADDLITAAIAVEMTHTFTLIHDDIMDGDVTRRGVPTVHTKWDEPTAILAGDVLYAKSFEYITHALAEDRARVKAVTLLARTCTEICEGQHQDMAFEQKGAEVEAADYIEMAGKKTGALYAAAAAIGGTLAGGNAMQVDALYQYGMNAGIAFQIQDDLIDLLAPPETSGKDRASDLREGKQTLIAITAREKGLDLSKYRHTLTGAEIDAAIAELEETGVIDEVRRAAEERVATAKRSLSVLPESMERTYLEEIADYFLTRSF; this is encoded by the coding sequence ATGAGTGATCTGAAGACTTATCTTGAGAAAACCGCCGAGCAGGTCGACATCGCGCTCGAGCGGAATTTTGGAGACGTATTCGGCGACCTCTATAAGGCGAGCGCCCATCTCCTGCTCGCGGGCGGGAAGCGCCTGCGCCCGGCGGTGCTGCTCCTTGCAGCCAACGCCGTGAAACCCGGTCGTGCCGACGACCTGATCACCGCGGCGATCGCGGTCGAGATGACCCACACCTTCACCCTCATCCACGACGACATCATGGACGGGGACGTGACACGGCGGGGCGTGCCGACGGTCCACACGAAGTGGGACGAACCGACGGCGATCCTGGCGGGCGACGTGCTGTATGCGAAGTCCTTCGAGTACATCACCCATGCCCTCGCCGAGGACAGGGCGCGGGTGAAGGCGGTGACCCTCCTTGCCCGGACCTGCACGGAGATCTGCGAGGGGCAGCACCAGGATATGGCCTTCGAGCAGAAGGGCGCGGAGGTCGAGGCGGCCGACTACATCGAGATGGCCGGGAAGAAGACCGGTGCCCTCTATGCAGCGGCGGCAGCGATCGGCGGAACCCTTGCCGGCGGGAATGCCATGCAGGTGGATGCTCTCTACCAGTACGGCATGAATGCCGGGATCGCCTTCCAGATCCAGGATGACCTCATCGACCTCCTGGCCCCCCCGGAGACGAGCGGGAAGGACAGGGCATCCGACCTCCGCGAGGGGAAGCAGACCCTCATCGCCATCACCGCACGGGAGAAGGGCCTCGACCTCTCGAAGTATCGCCATACTCTCACCGGCGCCGAGATCGACGCGGCGATCGCAGAACTCGAAGAGACGGGCGTGATCGACGAGGTGCGGCGGGCCGCGGAGGAGAGGGTCGCTACGGCAAAGCGCTCTCTCTCTGTCCTGCCCGAATCGATGGAACGCACATATCTTGAGGAAATCGCAGATTACTTCCTGACACGGAGTTTCTAA
- a CDS encoding glutamate--tRNA ligase, translating into METEIRRVLYIYALQNAVKHGNVPNAKAVMGKVLGAHPELRPHAKDIPALLAGVLDEVAALPAESWQAKLQEIAPELVAEMNEVRKETKKELPPLEGAENGVVMRFAPNPSGPLHLGHARAAFLNDAYVKRYGGRYVLRIEDTDPRRVDPEAYEMVQEDIRNLGLGITDIVYQSDRMEIYYDLCRQLIELGGAYVCTCDAERFRELKLAKTACPCRSHTVEENLELWDQMLAGKFAEGQVTVRVKTDLTHPDPAMRDFSIFRIVDSPAHPRIDARVYPLMNFSVVADDHLLGITHVIRGKDHIANTRRQQYIYDYFGWKAPVYRHYGRMGIEGVVLSTSSMREGINAGTYTGWDDIHLGTLRAIARRGIEPEAVKEAVLDIGIGETDISFSWENLYAKNKAIVDPSSDRFFFVPEPVRVTVEDAPAQTAEVPLYPGNEARGVRKLAFESAVVLPKAEVAGAGMIRLKDLFNIEMRGEGQAVYAGDDLAAARAAKAPIVQWLPEGTGIPCTVLTPEGTLTGLCEAAVARYAGKTVQFERVGFVRIDRADETGVVGYFSHR; encoded by the coding sequence ATGGAGACAGAGATCAGGAGAGTCCTGTATATCTACGCGCTCCAGAACGCGGTAAAACATGGCAATGTGCCGAATGCAAAGGCAGTGATGGGAAAGGTGCTCGGCGCCCACCCTGAACTCCGCCCACATGCAAAGGATATCCCCGCCCTTCTCGCGGGCGTGCTCGACGAGGTCGCGGCCCTGCCAGCGGAGTCATGGCAGGCAAAACTCCAGGAGATCGCCCCCGAACTTGTGGCCGAGATGAACGAGGTCAGGAAGGAGACAAAGAAGGAGCTCCCGCCCCTCGAAGGTGCCGAAAACGGCGTCGTGATGCGGTTTGCGCCCAACCCCTCCGGGCCCCTGCACCTGGGGCACGCTAGGGCGGCCTTCCTGAACGATGCCTATGTGAAGAGGTACGGCGGGCGGTATGTGTTGCGGATCGAGGACACCGACCCGCGGCGGGTAGACCCCGAGGCCTATGAGATGGTCCAGGAGGACATCAGGAATCTGGGCCTTGGCATTACCGATATCGTCTACCAGAGCGACAGGATGGAGATTTACTACGATCTCTGCCGGCAGCTCATCGAACTTGGCGGGGCATATGTCTGCACCTGCGACGCGGAGAGGTTCAGGGAACTGAAACTCGCAAAGACGGCCTGCCCATGCCGTTCCCACACTGTCGAGGAGAATCTGGAGCTCTGGGACCAGATGCTCGCCGGGAAGTTTGCCGAGGGGCAGGTGACAGTGCGGGTGAAGACCGACCTGACACATCCCGACCCGGCGATGCGCGACTTCTCCATCTTCAGGATCGTCGACAGCCCGGCCCACCCGCGGATCGACGCCCGGGTCTATCCCCTGATGAACTTCTCGGTCGTGGCCGACGACCACCTCCTCGGCATCACCCACGTGATCCGGGGCAAGGACCACATCGCGAACACCCGTCGCCAGCAGTACATCTACGACTACTTCGGCTGGAAGGCGCCGGTGTACCGCCACTACGGCAGGATGGGTATCGAGGGGGTTGTCCTCTCGACCTCGTCGATGCGCGAGGGGATCAACGCCGGCACGTACACGGGCTGGGACGACATCCACCTCGGCACCCTGAGAGCGATCGCACGCCGGGGCATCGAGCCCGAGGCGGTGAAGGAGGCGGTCCTCGATATCGGTATCGGCGAGACCGACATCTCCTTCTCCTGGGAAAATCTGTATGCGAAGAACAAGGCGATCGTCGACCCGTCATCAGACCGCTTCTTCTTTGTCCCCGAACCTGTGCGGGTGACTGTCGAGGATGCACCGGCACAGACAGCCGAGGTGCCCCTGTACCCGGGCAACGAGGCGCGGGGTGTGCGGAAACTTGCCTTCGAGAGTGCAGTCGTCCTGCCAAAGGCCGAGGTCGCGGGGGCCGGGATGATCAGGCTGAAAGATCTCTTCAATATCGAGATGAGAGGCGAGGGGCAGGCAGTCTATGCCGGCGACGACCTGGCGGCGGCGCGGGCGGCGAAGGCCCCGATCGTCCAGTGGCTCCCCGAGGGAACGGGCATCCCCTGCACCGTCCTCACCCCGGAGGGCACGCTCACCGGACTCTGCGAGGCCGCGGTCGCTCGCTATGCGGGAAAGACCGTCCAGTTCGAGAGAGTTGGCTTTGTCCGGATCGACCGGGCCGACGAAACCGGCGTCGTCGGCTACTTCTCCCACCGGTGA